In the Ricinus communis isolate WT05 ecotype wild-type chromosome 3, ASM1957865v1, whole genome shotgun sequence genome, attgattaataaaaaaagccACTACTGTTTTAAAAATGACTGGCAGtgaataaaaagataaaatcttgataaagaataaaagtaaaaaggaagaaaaaaaaagagatggGTTAGCGTCTAACTCTTTGttttattcataatatatatcgatgagtgtaaataaataaataaataaatctattaaaataaagtttttaatttggATCTTTTTACATCATCTgcaatcaaaagaaaatataatatatatataaataacaactttttttcaataataaaatttaaactctaATATCTACTTATAAAAAAccaataaatctaaacatgCGGATAACCATATAATAGTTAGTAGGAAAGTGAAATACGTTTCAGAAGCAACTAGTTGCcctaaactaaaaataatagttgCATCAGCATCAGCATCACCCTGCATTTCAAATATGATTTTCTcatgaatatatttaattcaggAGACTCAATTATGGCGTCAATGCcccataaaacaataaaaaaggCACTCGCTCCAGCGATTTTATATAAGGGATTTGgttattaaatacttaaattattgaaattaacACAACCTTCAACCCCACACctattatcattaattaattacaatatgTAATGCAATAATAACACTAGACGTTTACCAATATGACAAGTCCTGCATtctcatttttcaaattcattaattgacaactgttttttcttttcttttctctcacttatattaaatgttttatatttagcaaatcgaaaaatatatagtttaaattttataactataAATTTCTTATCTAATTATTGGAcccatatatttatttgaaggGGCAAATAAAATAGCACAGTTATTCTAGaaaatgtaatatatatatatatatatatatattatataatgaaaaatgTACTTTTTTGTAGggactaaaataaaaagtaaaaaagaaaatataaggaGTTAAAAGGAGTTTTAAAAACCTAAGAGGGCTCTGGCCATCCCTGGCGCCATTGTCCATCAATCAATCTCTTGTGAAATTCATAAGTATCcatgaattattattactttatcACCTTGAAGAAAACATGCATCTGTTCCTGTTCAAGTTTAAACTTACAACTACTATCTACATTCTACATAGCCAGATTcagaatatttaaaattttaacaaatctCAAGAGCTTTAAGTGCCATGTGAAATTGccaagaaaaaactaaaaagaaaataatctaaaaagaggagagagagagagagagagatcaGTATTGTTATACATGTAATGTTTGTCTTCTGTTCTGAGTTTGTTGAGATGTCTTTTCTCTATTGGCGAACCACTGAACTGTCCTTCTAGCAATTGGCAACCATTGCCTCCTCACTCTATCCTCTTCTCTATTATTTTCACCTGAAAAGGACTCTCTTATTGTCTTCTTAATACTCACATTTCTGAATCTTGAAAGGCCAGTGATTTCAGATACTGATCTTCTGTCACCTGAATCGATTATACTTGATGTGTTGTGACCTGAAATCCTGTTTGAATCTGATGATGTTGAAGGGTTACCTGGAAATGGTGTTGGAGAGTCGCAGTTGCTAATTGTGCTGAACTTGCTTTCAAACAATCTTTTCTTCtccatttcttctttaatCTTGACCATTTGCTCATTTTCTGTACTGATGAATTGCTCATTATTAGAATCCGAAGAAGAGAATCTGTTGCTCGACATATCCTGAAGCATCTCCGCATTCAAGAACATGAGATCAGAAGAACTCACATTACTCCATCTGTTCTTGAGAACAACATCTGATATAATAATCTTGTGATTGAACTTGTGCAAGACTCTTTGTTCATCATCTGAATCTTCAGCTTCTTGTTCTTGGATTAATGCTTCTTCATCCTTGTTAAGTACCTTATCGGTCCTTCGAAAACTGCTTCCGATGCTGAATCTTGAAGACGCTTGACGACTTTCCTCTCTCTGGATAAAATATTCTATGCTTGAATCCTCTTGAATCTCTGATTGATTCCACAAGAATCGCATACTATTCGAATATGTGAATATTGTCGTATCCTCAGCACTAACTTTGCACCTACAAAGTGGGCAGCTAGAATGTTTTTCAAGCCACTGATCGACACAGTTAATATGAAAGGCATGTTTGCATCTGGGCAGCAACCGAAGAACTTCAATATCTTCGAATTTAGAGAGGCAGACTGCGCATTCGAGCCCTTTCTTTGATCCTTTCAATGAAGAGAATTTGAAGAAAGGAAGTGATTCTATCACTGTCTTATCAATTCCTGAGAATCTAGATCCTGATCGATTTAGTGCAGGATTATTCTGCGAATTTCCATGAACTGTAGCTCCTCTGTGACAGAACTTAGCATAGATAAGGAGAATAAAAGTTAATGAAAACATGATGCAGAGAATTCCTATAACAACAGCAAGACTTGGTTGAAAATTTGAAGCACCATCTTGTGAAGGTCGTTCTACTTCGACCGTATTGAACTGTGCTCCAACAGGGAAGCTGAAGAAGACGAAAAGGAGATTTAGTAGactaagtaaaataattaatcgaTGCATCGAAAAATCAAGGCCTTGAAACATGCCccagaatttcaatttcagGGTTCTGCGGAAAGCATTCTGCAAGAAAAGAACAAGTATCTTGCAGATCCTTTTTTGAGGTCAATGAAGCAATAGTGTGATATAGATTAGATTTG is a window encoding:
- the LOC8268318 gene encoding E3 ubiquitin-protein ligase ATL42, yielding MFQGLDFSMHRLIILLSLLNLLFVFFSFPVGAQFNTVEVERPSQDGASNFQPSLAVVIGILCIMFSLTFILLIYAKFCHRGATVHGNSQNNPALNRSGSRFSGIDKTVIESLPFFKFSSLKGSKKGLECAVCLSKFEDIEVLRLLPRCKHAFHINCVDQWLEKHSSCPLCRCKVSAEDTTIFTYSNSMRFLWNQSEIQEDSSIEYFIQREESRQASSRFSIGSSFRRTDKVLNKDEEALIQEQEAEDSDDEQRVLHKFNHKIIISDVVLKNRWSNVSSSDLMFLNAEMLQDMSSNRFSSSDSNNEQFISTENEQMVKIKEEMEKKRLFESKFSTISNCDSPTPFPGNPSTSSDSNRISGHNTSSIIDSGDRRSVSEITGLSRFRNVSIKKTIRESFSGENNREEDRVRRQWLPIARRTVQWFANREKTSQQTQNRRQTLHV